A stretch of Paenibacillus mucilaginosus 3016 DNA encodes these proteins:
- a CDS encoding phosphosulfolactate synthase — translation MEVTSPGQWHPLLSDPTGVRTGKPRSLGQTMVIDKGLGLHALEDLLETAAPYIDMLKIGFGTSPLYTTEFLKQKIEMIKGHDIVVYPGGTFLEVAIRQGAVQPFFEMVRQLGFNGLEVSDGTIEVPRSLRSELICRGLDAGLTVITEYGKKGWGSAIELQELIETVTVDSELGASLVTIEGRESGKGVGIFDEQGGCKDEEIAMVLKGVPSPAVLLWEAPHKEQQVHLLNTLGTGIHLGNIAPGDVISLEALRRGLRSDTLLLGNEGRKSGDPSWAWEI, via the coding sequence ATGGAGGTTACATCACCGGGGCAGTGGCATCCCCTGCTGAGCGATCCGACCGGCGTGCGGACCGGCAAACCGAGAAGCCTGGGACAGACGATGGTGATTGACAAAGGCCTGGGGCTCCATGCCTTGGAAGATTTGCTCGAAACGGCTGCTCCTTATATTGACATGCTCAAGATCGGTTTCGGCACTTCGCCGCTCTATACAACGGAATTTCTGAAGCAAAAGATCGAGATGATCAAAGGGCACGACATCGTTGTCTATCCGGGAGGCACCTTCCTGGAGGTGGCGATCCGTCAAGGCGCCGTACAGCCATTCTTCGAGATGGTCCGGCAGCTAGGCTTCAACGGCCTCGAGGTATCGGACGGAACGATCGAAGTCCCGCGCTCCCTGCGCAGCGAGCTGATCTGCCGGGGGCTGGATGCGGGGCTTACGGTGATTACGGAATACGGCAAAAAAGGCTGGGGCTCGGCGATCGAACTGCAGGAGCTGATCGAGACGGTGACGGTGGATTCGGAGCTCGGAGCCTCCCTCGTCACGATCGAGGGCAGGGAGTCGGGCAAGGGCGTCGGCATCTTCGACGAACAGGGCGGCTGCAAGGATGAGGAGATCGCCATGGTATTGAAGGGGGTGCCGAGTCCGGCGGTGCTGCTCTGGGAGGCGCCGCACAAGGAGCAGCAGGTACACCTGCTGAACACGCTGGGCACGGGCATTCATCTAGGCAACATCGCACCGGGGGATGTCATCTCGCTCGAGGCGCTCCGCCGGGGA
- a CDS encoding YqhV family protein — translation MINKIVLSMAMLRLLSGTIEIMAALLMLRFNQIEKALLVNSGLALVGPLVLLTTTTIGLVGLADKLSVGKFLWVLAGVACLFIGILKK, via the coding sequence ATGATCAACAAAATCGTTTTGAGCATGGCCATGCTGAGGCTGCTGTCGGGTACGATCGAGATCATGGCCGCGCTGCTCATGCTCCGCTTCAATCAGATCGAGAAGGCGCTTCTGGTGAATTCCGGGCTGGCGCTTGTCGGTCCCCTGGTGCTGCTGACGACCACGACGATCGGGCTTGTAGGTTTGGCGGATAAGCTCTCCGTGGGCAAGTTCCTGTGGGTGCTCGCCGGTGTGGCGTGTCTCTTTATCGGAATCTTAAAAAAGTAA
- the spoIIIAA gene encoding stage III sporulation protein AA, which translates to MIQSVLPYFSAPLQRILAALPAHMLGDLQEIRIRENRPLELIRAGGSRFVTAEGRTAQDSEAAYRPTREDCRTLLELLTQHSLYTFEEELKRGFITIAGGHRVGLAGRTVVEQGRVKYVKDVASFNIRIAREWKGAAAGVAPHLLEPGTRRLCRTLVISPPQLGKTTLVRDLARLLSSGSAEAGIGGRSFKVGIVDERSEIAACVRGVPRFDVGPRTDVLDGCPKAEGMMMMIRSMSPEVLIADEIGRSEDAAAIHEALHAGIGLIATAHGRDVDDVRRRPILKELLAGGVFDRFVVLSRAAGEGSGAGAPRTAVYDAQGRRLDERLALRGGLS; encoded by the coding sequence TTGATCCAGTCGGTCTTACCTTATTTCTCCGCTCCGCTGCAGCGCATTCTAGCAGCTCTGCCGGCGCACATGCTGGGTGATCTGCAGGAAATCCGGATCCGCGAGAATCGCCCGCTCGAGCTGATCCGCGCGGGCGGCAGCCGCTTCGTTACCGCCGAAGGACGGACGGCCCAAGACAGTGAAGCGGCGTACAGGCCCACCCGGGAGGACTGCCGGACCCTGCTCGAGCTGCTTACGCAGCATTCGCTCTACACCTTCGAGGAAGAGCTGAAGCGGGGCTTCATCACGATTGCCGGCGGCCACCGGGTGGGACTGGCCGGCCGGACGGTGGTCGAGCAGGGCCGGGTCAAATATGTGAAGGACGTCGCTTCTTTCAATATCCGGATCGCCCGGGAATGGAAGGGAGCGGCGGCGGGTGTCGCGCCCCACCTGCTGGAGCCGGGCACCCGCCGGCTGTGCCGGACGCTGGTGATCTCTCCGCCGCAGCTCGGCAAGACGACGCTGGTGCGGGATCTGGCCCGGCTGCTCAGCAGCGGCAGTGCGGAGGCGGGCATCGGCGGACGCAGCTTCAAGGTCGGCATCGTCGACGAGCGTTCTGAGATTGCGGCCTGCGTGCGCGGCGTGCCCCGCTTCGACGTCGGCCCGCGAACGGACGTGCTGGACGGCTGTCCGAAGGCGGAGGGGATGATGATGATGATCCGCTCGATGTCGCCCGAGGTACTCATCGCCGATGAGATCGGCCGCAGCGAGGATGCGGCGGCCATTCACGAGGCGCTGCATGCGGGCATCGGCCTGATCGCCACAGCCCACGGCAGGGACGTCGACGATGTACGGCGGCGCCCTATCCTGAAGGAGCTGCTTGCCGGGGGGGTCTTCGACCGGTTCGTGGTGCTCTCGCGGGCCGCGGGCGAAGGCTCCGGGGCCGGAGCGCCCCGCACAGCGGTGTACGACGCGCAGGGCCGGCGGCTGGACGAGCGGCTGGCGCTGCGGGGGGGCCTTAGCTGA
- the spoIIIAB gene encoding stage III sporulation protein SpoIIIAB, translating into MLKLLGAALVLLAGTLMGFHQAAQLARRPKQIADLIRLLQRLETEIVYGFTPLPEALRRTGGTCAAPVGTLFLETSRELERAEGEQAAGVWERTITRGWRATAMKPQEREVLLQLGTTLGLTDREDQVKHLRLAVSQLQAESETARDEQQRYERMWKSLGVLLGALVVILMY; encoded by the coding sequence ATGCTGAAGCTGCTGGGAGCGGCGCTCGTGCTTCTCGCCGGCACGCTGATGGGTTTCCACCAGGCGGCCCAGCTCGCGAGGCGCCCGAAGCAGATCGCGGACCTGATCCGCCTGCTGCAGCGGCTCGAGACCGAGATCGTCTACGGCTTCACCCCGCTGCCGGAGGCGCTGCGGCGCACGGGCGGCACCTGCGCCGCACCGGTAGGGACCCTCTTCCTCGAGACCTCGAGGGAGCTCGAGCGGGCTGAAGGCGAACAGGCGGCCGGCGTCTGGGAGCGCACGATCACCCGCGGCTGGCGGGCGACGGCGATGAAGCCGCAGGAGCGCGAAGTGCTGCTGCAGCTGGGGACTACGCTCGGGCTGACCGACCGGGAAGACCAGGTGAAGCACCTGCGTCTGGCCGTCTCGCAGCTGCAGGCGGAGTCGGAGACCGCAAGAGACGAGCAGCAGCGCTACGAGCGGATGTGGAAGAGCCTCGGCGTGCTCTTGGGTGCGTTGGTTGTCATTCTGATGTATTAA
- the spoIIIAC gene encoding stage III sporulation protein AC translates to MNVDVDAIFQIAGIGIIIAMIHTVLKQMGKEDMAHWVTVIGFVVVLFMVVSLLDSLFKEIKAIFLFQ, encoded by the coding sequence ATGAACGTGGATGTAGATGCGATATTCCAGATTGCCGGCATCGGCATCATTATCGCCATGATTCATACCGTGCTCAAGCAGATGGGCAAAGAGGATATGGCCCACTGGGTGACGGTCATCGGGTTTGTCGTCGTGCTGTTCATGGTGGTCAGCCTGCTCGACAGCCTGTTCAAGGAAATCAAAGCCATTTTCCTCTTCCAATAG
- the spoIIIAD gene encoding stage III sporulation protein AD gives MEIIQIVGLGLITTILVLIIKEQKPMFAFLLTAFTGITIFLFLIGKIAVVIGVLEDLANRADINMIFLKTILKIIGIAYIAEFGAQIVRDAGQESVASKIELSGKILIMVMAIPIVSVIIDTVVKLLPT, from the coding sequence GTGGAGATCATCCAGATCGTGGGACTCGGGCTGATCACGACGATCCTCGTACTGATCATCAAGGAACAGAAGCCCATGTTCGCCTTCCTGCTCACCGCCTTCACCGGCATCACGATCTTCCTGTTTCTCATCGGCAAAATCGCCGTGGTGATCGGGGTGCTGGAGGATCTGGCGAACCGGGCGGATATCAATATGATTTTTCTGAAGACGATTCTCAAGATTATCGGCATTGCGTACATCGCGGAGTTCGGTGCGCAGATCGTGAGGGACGCGGGGCAGGAGTCGGTGGCTTCCAAGATCGAGCTGTCGGGCAAAATCCTGATCATGGTCATGGCGATCCCGATCGTCTCCGTCATCATCGATACGGTCGTGAAGCTGCTGCCGACTTGA
- the spoIIIAE gene encoding stage III sporulation protein AE, with translation MKSMRGKVRLQEDGRLGGSGSIRRERLVLAALIIVLLLSTEGLFGPGVRLLAATPAEELVRQQAQQLPLDSVEGFWTRLVQQYGGYFPDARAPSFMDLLLGAKDISFPGLLQGLLKYLFHELLYNGKLLVSIVILTIFSMLLETLQSSFEKNAVSKIAFAISFLVLMIMAVNSFSVAIGYAKEAIGDMIHFMIAVVPILLTLLASMGNVVSVSVLHPLIVFMVHAVGTVIYFIVFPLLFFSAVLHIVSALSDKYKVTQLANLLRTISLACLGIFVTVFLGVVSVQGATGSVADGVTIRTAKYIAGNFVPVVGRLFSDASETVIGASLLVKNAVGLAGVVIILVICAFPAIKIIVLALIYNVAAAIMQPLGDNPMISCLETIGKSLIYVFAALAVVGLMFFLAISIMIAAGNVSVMMR, from the coding sequence GTGAAGAGCATGCGGGGCAAGGTACGGCTGCAAGAGGACGGGAGGCTCGGCGGCTCGGGGAGCATAAGACGGGAGCGGCTGGTGCTGGCGGCGCTGATTATCGTGCTGCTGCTCAGTACGGAAGGACTCTTCGGTCCGGGCGTGCGGCTGCTGGCGGCCACGCCGGCGGAGGAGCTGGTGAGGCAGCAGGCGCAGCAGCTTCCGCTCGACTCGGTCGAGGGCTTCTGGACACGTCTGGTCCAGCAGTACGGCGGGTACTTCCCCGACGCGCGGGCGCCTTCGTTCATGGACCTGCTGCTCGGCGCGAAGGACATCTCCTTCCCAGGGCTGCTGCAGGGGCTGCTCAAATACCTGTTCCACGAGCTGCTCTATAACGGCAAGCTGCTCGTCTCCATCGTGATCCTGACGATCTTCAGCATGCTGCTCGAAACGCTGCAGAGCTCCTTCGAGAAGAATGCGGTGAGCAAAATCGCCTTCGCGATCTCCTTCCTGGTCCTTATGATCATGGCCGTGAATTCGTTCAGTGTCGCGATCGGTTACGCCAAGGAGGCGATCGGCGACATGATTCATTTCATGATCGCTGTGGTGCCCATCCTGCTGACGCTGCTGGCTTCTATGGGGAACGTGGTCTCGGTGTCGGTGCTTCACCCCCTCATCGTCTTCATGGTGCATGCGGTCGGTACGGTGATCTACTTCATCGTCTTCCCGCTGCTGTTCTTCTCGGCGGTGCTGCACATTGTCAGCGCCCTGTCGGACAAATACAAGGTCACGCAGCTGGCGAACCTGCTGCGCACGATCTCGCTGGCGTGCCTTGGCATCTTCGTCACCGTCTTCCTCGGCGTCGTCTCGGTGCAGGGGGCGACCGGCTCGGTCGCCGACGGCGTGACGATCCGCACGGCGAAGTACATCGCAGGCAACTTCGTGCCGGTGGTGGGCCGCCTGTTCTCGGACGCCTCCGAGACGGTGATCGGTGCTTCGCTGCTCGTGAAGAATGCCGTCGGCTTGGCGGGCGTGGTGATTATCCTCGTGATCTGCGCCTTCCCGGCCATCAAGATCATTGTGCTCGCCTTGATCTACAACGTGGCGGCCGCGATCATGCAGCCGCTCGGCGATAATCCGATGATCTCGTGCCTGGAGACGATCGGTAAAAGCCTCATCTACGTGTTCGCCGCCCTCGCGGTTGTCGGGCTGATGTTCTTCCTGGCGATCTCCATCATGATCGCCGCCGGCAATGTCTCGGTCATGATGCGGTAG
- the spoIIIAF gene encoding stage III sporulation protein AF, protein MDWLSDWLRSIILVILLATFVDLLLPNAAMQRYVRTVISLFLLLTLLQPLFTLFSGRGELNGRLTAALFEQNGPGSAGESLAAIQTRAETLKRSQEQEAHKLVRQQVAELMKRKLESASGVEVRSIRVETEAGADGQAVTQERVRHARSGAGRPGEARAGKLRSVRAPRQ, encoded by the coding sequence ATGGATTGGCTTAGCGACTGGCTGCGCTCGATCATCCTGGTGATCCTCCTGGCGACCTTCGTCGATCTTCTGCTGCCGAACGCCGCCATGCAGCGCTACGTCCGGACCGTGATCTCGCTGTTCCTGCTGCTGACCCTGCTGCAGCCGCTGTTCACGCTGTTCTCCGGCCGAGGAGAGCTCAACGGGCGGCTGACGGCAGCCCTGTTCGAGCAGAACGGCCCGGGCTCTGCCGGGGAATCCCTCGCCGCCATTCAGACGAGGGCGGAGACGCTGAAGCGCAGTCAGGAGCAGGAGGCGCACAAGCTGGTCCGCCAGCAGGTGGCGGAGCTCATGAAGCGCAAGCTCGAGAGCGCGTCAGGCGTCGAGGTCCGGAGCATCCGGGTCGAGACGGAGGCGGGGGCGGACGGCCAGGCAGTGACTCAAGAGCGTGTCCGTCACGCTCGATCCGGAGCCGGCCGGCCGGGGGAAGCGCGGGCGGGGAAGCTCCGCAGCGTGCGGGCTCCGAGGCAATGA
- a CDS encoding SpoIIIAH-like family protein, which translates to MNTKRQTVWLVSMLSLMVVLSAYYLFTEDVNQIDVKTAGASTKELTVNTGQLDGLHPASAPDAAAKNGAAPAEGAKADGQASAGSEAKPDAKAADPKASDVKAADPKAADPKAAQPQAAEQKEAGNAAEGGGEHKESSTKTDKPSSAAPDAAGTPASKPVSGTGSSLSAEDAQVLKTMQTGAQSGAGYFQDLQMVRETEISKKSEQLLAVIADTKQTTEAAANAQAELHKLQDMEAKIEYLEGLLSKSFSQAVVTQEGSKWKVTVQADKLDRTQAFSITDQAMKELGIAKENISVSFKP; encoded by the coding sequence ATGAACACGAAACGGCAAACGGTGTGGCTTGTATCGATGCTGAGCCTGATGGTGGTACTGTCCGCCTACTACCTGTTCACGGAGGATGTCAACCAGATCGACGTTAAAACCGCCGGCGCTTCGACCAAGGAGCTGACGGTCAATACCGGGCAGCTGGACGGCCTGCATCCGGCTTCCGCACCGGATGCGGCTGCGAAGAACGGTGCGGCTCCTGCCGAGGGAGCCAAAGCGGACGGCCAGGCTTCCGCAGGATCGGAAGCGAAGCCGGATGCCAAGGCGGCGGATCCGAAGGCCTCCGACGTCAAAGCGGCGGATCCCAAAGCGGCCGATCCGAAGGCGGCTCAGCCGCAGGCTGCCGAGCAGAAGGAAGCGGGCAATGCGGCCGAAGGCGGCGGCGAGCACAAGGAGAGCAGCACGAAGACCGACAAGCCTTCGTCCGCCGCTCCGGATGCCGCAGGCACGCCGGCCTCCAAGCCGGTATCGGGCACGGGATCGTCCCTTTCGGCGGAAGATGCGCAGGTGCTGAAGACGATGCAGACGGGAGCGCAGAGCGGAGCCGGCTACTTCCAGGATCTGCAGATGGTGCGTGAGACGGAGATCTCGAAGAAGAGCGAGCAGCTGCTTGCCGTCATTGCCGACACGAAGCAGACGACGGAAGCGGCCGCGAACGCCCAGGCGGAGCTGCACAAGCTGCAGGATATGGAAGCGAAGATCGAGTACCTCGAAGGGCTGCTGAGCAAGAGCTTCTCCCAGGCGGTCGTGACCCAGGAGGGCAGCAAGTGGAAGGTGACGGTGCAGGCCGACAAGCTCGACCGCACCCAGGCGTTCAGCATCACCGACCAGGCGATGAAGGAGCTTGGGATTGCGAAGGAGAACATCTCCGTATCGTTCAAGCCGTAA
- the accB gene encoding acetyl-CoA carboxylase biotin carboxyl carrier protein, whose translation MFKLSEIKELIKAVDASTLQELEIESEGSRLVIRKPNKTEQVVYASAPAAAPAFAPVVSAPPTAPAAVPAQAPVEGKPAAADANLHIITSPMVGTFYESPSPGAAPFVSKGSSIKEKTIVCIIEAMKLMNEIEAEVKGEIVEVLVENGQLVEYGQPLFKVKPE comes from the coding sequence GTGTTTAAACTAAGTGAAATCAAGGAACTGATCAAGGCTGTGGATGCATCGACTCTGCAGGAGCTGGAGATCGAAAGCGAGGGCTCCCGTCTCGTCATCCGCAAACCTAACAAAACCGAGCAGGTGGTCTACGCCTCCGCTCCGGCCGCTGCTCCTGCTTTCGCTCCTGTGGTCTCCGCACCGCCAACGGCTCCCGCTGCCGTGCCTGCGCAAGCGCCTGTTGAAGGCAAGCCGGCTGCAGCAGATGCTAATTTACATATAATTACATCTCCCATGGTGGGAACTTTCTATGAATCCCCATCTCCGGGGGCGGCTCCGTTTGTTTCGAAGGGCAGCTCCATCAAAGAGAAGACGATCGTCTGCATCATCGAAGCCATGAAGCTGATGAACGAGATCGAAGCCGAAGTGAAGGGCGAGATCGTCGAAGTGCTTGTGGAGAACGGTCAGCTGGTCGAATACGGTCAACCGCTCTTTAAGGTGAAGCCGGAGTAG
- the accC gene encoding acetyl-CoA carboxylase biotin carboxylase subunit, producing the protein MKFHKVLIANRGEIAVRIIRACRELGISTVAVYSEADREALHVRLADEAYCIGPTLSKDSYLNYTNIMSVATLTETDAIHPGYGFLAENADFAEICESCNITFIGPSPEAISRMGDKSVAKQTMKEAGVPVIPGSDGLVEDVEEAIRLGREIGYPLIIKATAGGGGKGIRLADNEEMLIQQITAAQQEAQKAFGNAGVYLEKYLTGMKHVEIQILADKHGNVVHLGERDCSVQRRRQKLVEEAPCPILTPETREAMGAAAVRAAQAVNYSGAGTLEFLLGPDGQFYFMEMNTRIQVEHPVTELITGVDIIKEMIRVAEGEPLSFSQEDVVINGWAIECRINAEDPERNFMPSAGQIKFYLPPGGFGVRVDSAAYQGYTIPPHYDSMIAKLIVWGADREEAIQRMKRALAEFAVEGIHSTIPFHLKLLEHKKFLAGDFDIKFLEEHDVNDPNS; encoded by the coding sequence TTGAAGTTCCATAAAGTACTTATCGCCAACCGCGGCGAAATCGCCGTCCGCATCATCCGCGCCTGCCGCGAGCTCGGCATCTCGACGGTCGCGGTATACTCGGAGGCCGACAGGGAAGCGCTTCATGTCCGTCTGGCCGATGAAGCTTACTGTATCGGGCCGACCCTGTCGAAGGACAGCTATCTCAATTACACGAATATCATGAGCGTGGCGACCCTGACGGAGACCGACGCGATCCACCCGGGATACGGCTTCCTGGCGGAGAACGCCGACTTCGCGGAGATCTGCGAGAGCTGCAATATTACGTTCATCGGGCCCTCGCCGGAGGCCATCTCGCGCATGGGCGACAAGTCCGTCGCCAAGCAGACGATGAAGGAAGCCGGCGTGCCGGTCATTCCGGGCTCCGACGGCCTCGTTGAGGATGTCGAAGAGGCGATCCGCCTCGGTCGCGAGATCGGCTACCCGCTGATCATCAAAGCGACGGCCGGCGGCGGAGGCAAGGGCATCCGGCTTGCGGATAACGAAGAGATGCTGATCCAGCAGATCACCGCCGCCCAGCAGGAAGCCCAGAAGGCGTTCGGCAACGCCGGCGTTTACCTCGAGAAATATCTCACGGGCATGAAGCACGTGGAGATCCAGATTCTTGCGGACAAGCACGGCAACGTTGTCCACCTCGGGGAGCGGGACTGCTCCGTGCAGCGCCGCCGCCAGAAGCTGGTGGAGGAAGCGCCATGTCCGATCCTGACGCCGGAAACGCGGGAAGCCATGGGTGCGGCGGCGGTCCGCGCCGCCCAGGCCGTGAACTATTCCGGCGCCGGCACGCTTGAGTTCCTGCTCGGGCCGGACGGCCAGTTCTACTTCATGGAGATGAACACGCGCATCCAGGTCGAGCATCCGGTCACGGAGCTCATCACCGGCGTCGACATCATCAAGGAGATGATCCGGGTGGCCGAAGGCGAGCCGCTGTCCTTCTCGCAGGAGGATGTCGTGATCAACGGCTGGGCCATTGAGTGCCGGATCAACGCAGAGGATCCCGAGCGGAACTTCATGCCTTCGGCCGGCCAGATCAAGTTCTACCTGCCGCCGGGCGGCTTCGGCGTCCGCGTCGATTCGGCCGCTTACCAGGGGTATACGATTCCGCCGCATTACGACTCGATGATCGCGAAGCTGATCGTATGGGGAGCGGACCGCGAGGAAGCCATCCAGCGAATGAAGCGGGCACTGGCCGAATTCGCCGTCGAGGGCATCCATTCGACGATTCCGTTCCACCTGAAGCTGCTTGAGCACAAGAAGTTTCTTGCGGGCGATTTCGATATCAAATTCCTGGAAGAGCATGACGTGAACGACCCGAACTCCTAA
- a CDS encoding Asp23/Gls24 family envelope stress response protein yields MSTLAADYEKTEMGTIQIAPEVIEVIAGMAAVEVPGVAGMSGGFAGGIAELLGRKNMAKGVKVEVGQREAAIDVSVVIEFGTRIPEVASGVQQNVKQAIESMTGLSVVQVNVHIHDVIFKGAEKAEEPESAAPGRVK; encoded by the coding sequence ATGAGCACATTGGCTGCGGATTATGAGAAGACCGAGATGGGCACGATCCAGATCGCCCCGGAGGTGATCGAGGTCATTGCCGGCATGGCTGCGGTGGAAGTACCGGGTGTAGCCGGGATGAGCGGCGGGTTCGCCGGCGGCATCGCCGAGCTTCTCGGACGCAAGAACATGGCCAAAGGCGTGAAGGTGGAAGTCGGCCAGCGCGAAGCGGCCATCGACGTATCCGTTGTCATTGAATTCGGCACGCGGATTCCCGAAGTGGCCAGCGGCGTACAGCAGAATGTGAAGCAGGCTATCGAATCGATGACCGGCCTCAGCGTCGTTCAGGTGAACGTGCACATTCATGACGTCATTTTCAAAGGCGCGGAGAAGGCGGAGGAGCCGGAATCGGCCGCTCCCGGACGCGTGAAATAA
- the amaP gene encoding alkaline shock response membrane anchor protein AmaP: MVKVLDRLLLFLFSIAVLLIAIVCLFGAFGLISLDTAGNFLVNVYRDLDTAVIFIASAVVLALLALRFLYLSVRRSKGTAPSIDQRTEFGDIRISMDTVENLALKAAGRSRGVKDLRARVKVSQAGLEIVVRAIVDGESSIPNMTEEMQSNVKRHIEEITGIPVAFVSVFIANIQPSSPTFKSRVE; this comes from the coding sequence GTGGTCAAAGTTCTCGACAGACTGCTGCTGTTTCTTTTTAGCATCGCCGTACTTCTCATCGCCATCGTGTGCCTGTTCGGGGCATTCGGCCTGATTTCCTTGGATACCGCGGGCAATTTCCTGGTTAACGTCTACCGGGATCTCGATACGGCGGTGATCTTCATCGCATCGGCCGTGGTGCTCGCTCTGCTTGCGCTGCGCTTCCTGTACCTGTCGGTGCGCCGGAGCAAGGGAACCGCACCGTCGATCGACCAGCGCACGGAGTTCGGGGATATCCGCATCTCCATGGATACGGTGGAGAACCTCGCGCTGAAGGCGGCCGGACGCTCCCGCGGGGTGAAGGACCTGAGAGCACGGGTCAAGGTAAGCCAGGCGGGGCTGGAGATCGTCGTCCGCGCCATCGTGGACGGGGAGAGCTCCATTCCGAACATGACCGAAGAGATGCAGTCGAACGTGAAGCGCCACATCGAGGAGATTACGGGTATTCCGGTCGCTTTCGTGTCGGTGTTCATCGCGAACATTCAGCCGTCGTCCCCCACGTTCAAAAGTCGAGTCGAATAG
- a CDS encoding DUF2273 domain-containing protein has translation MWMRVWEGVWEGHRGKTLGVLAGSALGLIYLFFGLWRMLIFALIVYTGYYIGKKMDRGEPVFPAEDTWRWLMDKWRLFR, from the coding sequence ATGTGGATGCGGGTATGGGAAGGCGTGTGGGAAGGCCACAGGGGCAAGACGCTCGGCGTGCTGGCGGGCAGCGCGCTCGGACTCATTTATTTGTTCTTTGGCCTGTGGCGTATGTTAATCTTTGCCCTTATCGTATATACTGGATATTATATAGGGAAAAAGATGGACCGAGGCGAACCGGTGTTTCCCGCAGAAGACACTTGGCGCTGGCTGATGGACAAATGGAGACTGTTCCGATAG
- the nusB gene encoding transcription antitermination factor NusB, with product MRRRLARELAVQSLYQLEMNEVTSVDAIAHVVEEAQTEDEGQLTRERDQIATPAVQELVEGTVAHKRQIDGLLSDYLKGWQMDRLSRVDRQILRLAAYEMVFRDDVPPKVVVNEAIEMAKHFGTDESGKFVNGVLGKMIKDLDTLRKPESAPEA from the coding sequence ATGAGAAGAAGATTGGCCAGAGAACTGGCAGTCCAGAGTTTGTATCAACTGGAGATGAACGAAGTGACATCCGTGGACGCCATCGCCCATGTGGTAGAGGAAGCGCAGACGGAGGACGAGGGGCAGCTGACGCGAGAGCGCGACCAGATCGCCACGCCGGCCGTTCAGGAGCTGGTCGAGGGCACGGTGGCCCATAAGCGGCAGATCGACGGGCTTCTGTCGGATTACCTCAAGGGCTGGCAGATGGACAGGCTCTCCCGCGTGGACCGGCAGATTCTTCGTCTGGCGGCCTACGAGATGGTGTTCCGCGATGATGTACCGCCCAAGGTCGTGGTCAACGAGGCCATCGAGATGGCGAAGCACTTCGGCACGGACGAGTCGGGGAAGTTCGTCAACGGCGTGCTCGGCAAGATGATCAAGGATCTGGATACGCTCCGTAAGCCGGAATCCGCACCAGAAGCTTAA